In Bacillota bacterium, a single genomic region encodes these proteins:
- a CDS encoding response regulator, giving the protein MLNKIKNGRREKPMFKTAIIADDDPISRARVEELAREQNYKIVASVDNGADAVERILHHRPDKIFLDVIMPKLDGLGVLEELVQYEDYKPEITMVTSYRRREIIEHALKLGASDYLIKTPAGLQKGDNLLFD; this is encoded by the coding sequence ATGTTGAATAAAATAAAAAACGGCAGGAGGGAGAAGCCGATGTTTAAAACAGCGATTATTGCCGACGATGATCCCATTTCCCGCGCGCGCGTTGAGGAATTGGCCAGGGAACAAAATTATAAAATTGTTGCATCAGTAGATAATGGCGCCGATGCCGTTGAACGGATACTGCATCATCGTCCTGATAAGATTTTTCTTGATGTAATCATGCCCAAACTGGATGGGCTGGGAGTTTTGGAAGAACTTGTTCAATACGAAGATTATAAGCCGGAAATTACGATGGTGACTTCTTATAGGCGCCGTGAAATAATTGAGCACGCCCTGAAGCTGGGGGCCAGTGATTACTTAATTAAGACCCCTGCCGGTCTGCAAAAAGGAGATAACCTCCTATTTGACTAA
- a CDS encoding M48 family metallopeptidase gives MKKSILTINGQQLTLEHSPRLKKIHITMNPQDGIIVRVPVGCPRKRAEAVVKEHWSQLSTNLARIRKKCPRREYNSGQQIPLLDEQLSLQFGAGDAFQATLRDRTIFITPRKAEREIVRELVAGIYRQIAQDYMPRRVAYLNQRHFQFHYNQVKVRDQQSILGSCSGGRNLNINFRLLLAPVAVVDYVLLHELAHLQEMNHSPRFWGLVEGACPNYREHLHWLKENGMCLYI, from the coding sequence ATGAAAAAGAGCATCCTCACCATCAATGGCCAACAACTGACGCTGGAACATTCGCCCCGGCTGAAAAAAATCCATATTACCATGAATCCCCAGGATGGCATCATCGTGCGGGTGCCGGTGGGGTGCCCTCGCAAGCGTGCTGAGGCAGTTGTTAAGGAACACTGGTCGCAGTTAAGTACGAATCTTGCTCGGATTCGGAAAAAATGTCCCCGGCGTGAATATAATAGTGGTCAGCAAATACCGCTTTTGGATGAGCAACTGAGTTTGCAATTCGGAGCGGGTGATGCTTTTCAGGCTACCCTGCGAGACAGAACTATTTTTATTACTCCCCGTAAAGCGGAGCGGGAGATTGTTCGCGAGTTAGTAGCAGGGATATATCGGCAGATTGCCCAGGATTACATGCCCCGGCGGGTGGCATATCTAAACCAACGGCACTTTCAATTTCATTACAATCAGGTGAAGGTTCGTGATCAGCAAAGTATTTTGGGCAGTTGTTCTGGCGGCAGGAATCTAAATATTAATTTCCGGCTGCTTTTGGCGCCGGTAGCGGTTGTGGACTATGTTTTGTTACATGAGCTGGCTCATTTACAGGAGATGAACCATTCACCCCGGTTTTGGGGGCTGGTGGAAGGGGCTTGCCCCAATTACCGAGAACATTTGCATTGGCTCAAGGAAAATGGCATGTGTTTGTATATTTAG
- a CDS encoding winged helix-turn-helix transcriptional regulator, with product MQVEYDPRPCYELVISLLAFLDNKGNKITDLGPKWLKSVTKQVPDGYGERYRKLSPLPLVLCRLSPARTAEDFLTWFAGLSKQEIITLLLPRDEKGQLSRLDVDELHQQWLEGLNIWQRVYFSKVDPEILAQLTADAQERSRQDWTSEEQIERATNGVTLEWPGLERVVLVPQYHYSPWNLNDWGAGEYCIYYPVDVASTDLASPAPALLRGGRALADENRLRILRFLGAGTRTFTDVVKFIGLAKSTVHHHMVILRASGLVRAHVTPDNDRYSLRPGGMLRLAEQFERFFEGDS from the coding sequence ATGCAAGTAGAATACGATCCCCGTCCTTGTTATGAGCTGGTCATCAGTTTGCTCGCTTTCCTCGATAACAAAGGGAATAAAATTACGGATTTGGGACCGAAGTGGCTTAAATCAGTAACTAAGCAGGTACCGGACGGATATGGGGAGCGTTATCGCAAACTGTCTCCGTTGCCCCTGGTGTTGTGCCGCCTATCCCCGGCTCGGACAGCCGAGGACTTCTTGACTTGGTTCGCCGGCCTCAGTAAACAGGAGATAATTACACTATTGTTGCCCCGGGATGAGAAGGGACAGCTTTCTCGCCTAGATGTTGATGAACTCCACCAGCAGTGGTTAGAAGGGCTGAATATTTGGCAGCGAGTGTATTTCAGCAAAGTGGACCCTGAAATACTGGCACAGCTGACGGCAGATGCCCAGGAACGCTCTCGGCAGGATTGGACGTCTGAAGAGCAAATCGAGCGCGCCACCAACGGCGTCACATTGGAGTGGCCCGGGCTGGAGCGGGTTGTCCTCGTTCCTCAATATCACTACAGTCCGTGGAACTTGAACGACTGGGGGGCAGGAGAATACTGTATTTATTACCCCGTGGATGTCGCATCCACGGATTTGGCGAGTCCGGCACCGGCCTTGCTGCGGGGTGGGCGGGCGTTGGCGGATGAAAACCGCCTGCGGATTTTGCGGTTTTTGGGCGCTGGCACCCGTACCTTTACCGATGTGGTTAAATTTATTGGTCTCGCCAAAAGTACAGTTCATCATCACATGGTTATCTTGCGGGCCTCTGGGCTGGTCCGGGCGCATGTGACCCCAGACAACGACCGCTACAGTCTCCGCCCCGGGGGAATGCTTCGCCTTGCAGAGCAGTTCGAACGCTTTTTTGAAGGGGACTCATAA
- a CDS encoding DEAD/DEAH box helicase, giving the protein MPKLTISVRDLLTLRFGPRDISRAYVHPLRLQQGIQGHSAVTATRPAEYKREVSVFYDWQSENWQLTVRGRIDGYQDTGDYILVEEIKTTWLPPERLDPQHNQFYLAQLGVYAWIVQDQSPGRTIRARLTWWHLEQEEERSIDLTAEQIANSGKLLAELVRDYINQEQRQQQWLAGRNASLRTLAFPFASYRPGQQELVATTQLALEQDQDLMVEAATGIGKTAAILYPALQWLATAPPEAKLFFLTAKTSGRAIVEETLHRLPGLKLRAVFIEAKERSCRHPEGDCDTCELGRDFYPRATKLLPGLLNRQILSVDLIREQADTAKLCPFELGLEAASLADLVVADYNYVFDPLVQLKRFFGPGQNVPAALLVDEAHNLVSRGREMFSATLAKKQILDLQRALKTENPQLADQFGDLNKSFIQWNKELKAQGGGMLLLDKLPWGMRAKLERMSETIALMESESVELADFSKRLLRFNRICQHLSPEHAVYVSRQGGDTLLQIFCLNPGPLLKQQRGQNRAIFFSATLNPGPYYRELLGCREQYLDVNLPSPFPRENRLYAHIPGIQTRFVVRDRYYPAVARNIARVVSFNPGNYIAYFPSYTYLQAVAAYLPEYLPSGFKLHCQQAGMDIAARQELLAALTGAGANLGMAVMGGLFGEGVDMPGEQLIGTIIVGPGLPMVSAQQQLIRDYFDQSEEGSGFLYAYLIPGLLRVIQSAGRVLRTPEDRGIVVLMDDRFRSEGYRQLLPESWLAEGLFASAWPSRIEEFWSR; this is encoded by the coding sequence ATGCCTAAACTGACAATCAGCGTCCGCGATCTTTTGACCCTACGCTTTGGTCCCCGGGATATCAGCCGCGCTTATGTTCATCCACTACGACTCCAGCAGGGAATCCAGGGCCACAGCGCCGTTACCGCCACCCGCCCAGCGGAGTATAAACGAGAAGTTTCCGTTTTTTACGACTGGCAGAGCGAGAACTGGCAGCTCACTGTCCGCGGTCGCATTGACGGCTACCAGGACACCGGTGATTACATATTGGTGGAAGAAATCAAAACAACCTGGCTCCCTCCTGAGCGCCTGGATCCGCAGCACAACCAATTTTATCTGGCCCAGCTCGGCGTCTATGCCTGGATTGTGCAGGACCAAAGCCCCGGACGGACAATTCGGGCCCGCCTCACCTGGTGGCACTTGGAACAAGAAGAGGAGCGCTCCATTGACCTCACAGCGGAGCAAATTGCCAACAGCGGTAAACTGTTGGCCGAATTGGTTCGCGATTACATCAACCAGGAACAACGCCAGCAACAGTGGCTGGCGGGGAGAAACGCCAGCTTACGAACCCTCGCCTTTCCCTTTGCCAGCTATCGCCCCGGTCAACAGGAGCTGGTGGCAACAACCCAGCTGGCCCTGGAGCAAGACCAGGACCTGATGGTCGAGGCGGCCACCGGTATTGGCAAAACAGCCGCAATCCTCTATCCCGCCCTTCAGTGGCTGGCAACTGCTCCACCCGAGGCAAAGTTATTCTTCCTTACAGCAAAAACCTCGGGGCGGGCAATAGTGGAGGAAACCCTGCATCGCCTGCCGGGGCTAAAACTGCGGGCGGTGTTTATCGAAGCCAAAGAACGCAGCTGCCGCCATCCTGAGGGCGATTGTGACACCTGCGAATTGGGCCGGGACTTTTACCCCCGGGCGACAAAGCTACTGCCCGGGTTATTGAACCGGCAAATTCTCAGCGTCGACCTGATCCGGGAACAGGCAGACACGGCCAAACTTTGCCCTTTTGAACTGGGTCTTGAGGCCGCCTCCCTGGCAGATTTGGTGGTGGCAGATTACAATTATGTTTTTGACCCCCTAGTCCAGCTCAAACGTTTTTTCGGTCCGGGGCAAAATGTCCCGGCGGCCCTGTTGGTGGATGAAGCCCATAATCTGGTGAGCCGGGGGCGAGAAATGTTCTCCGCGACGCTTGCAAAGAAGCAGATTCTTGACCTGCAACGGGCACTGAAAACTGAAAATCCCCAACTGGCCGATCAGTTTGGAGATCTGAACAAATCCTTTATTCAATGGAACAAAGAACTTAAAGCCCAGGGGGGCGGGATGCTGCTCTTAGACAAACTGCCCTGGGGCATGCGCGCCAAACTGGAGCGCATGTCGGAAACCATCGCGCTTATGGAATCAGAATCGGTAGAACTGGCCGATTTCAGCAAGCGCCTGCTCCGCTTCAACCGCATCTGCCAACACCTAAGCCCGGAACACGCCGTTTATGTATCCCGGCAGGGGGGCGACACCTTGCTTCAGATATTTTGCCTTAACCCCGGCCCGCTGCTAAAACAACAACGGGGGCAAAACAGAGCAATATTTTTTTCCGCGACCCTCAACCCCGGCCCTTACTACCGGGAGTTGTTGGGCTGTCGGGAGCAATATCTGGATGTGAACCTGCCCTCGCCCTTTCCCCGGGAAAATAGACTCTATGCCCACATCCCGGGCATTCAAACCCGCTTTGTGGTGCGGGACAGATATTACCCCGCGGTGGCCCGTAACATCGCCAGGGTGGTAAGTTTCAACCCAGGCAATTACATCGCCTACTTCCCTTCCTACACCTACCTGCAAGCGGTTGCGGCTTACCTGCCGGAATACCTGCCCTCGGGCTTCAAGCTGCATTGTCAGCAGGCAGGCATGGACATTGCTGCCCGCCAGGAGTTGCTGGCGGCCCTCACCGGCGCCGGCGCCAATCTGGGCATGGCTGTGATGGGCGGCCTGTTTGGCGAGGGGGTGGACATGCCCGGCGAGCAGCTGATTGGCACCATCATTGTCGGTCCCGGTCTGCCAATGGTCTCAGCACAACAACAACTGATTCGGGACTATTTTGACCAAAGTGAAGAAGGAAGTGGTTTCCTCTACGCCTACCTGATTCCCGGTCTCCTGCGGGTGATTCAATCGGCCGGCCGGGTGCTGCGCACACCGGAGGACAGAGGAATTGTTGTCCTGATGGACGACCGCTTCCGCAGCGAGGGCTATCGGCAACTGCTTCCGGAAAGCTGGCTGGCAGAAGGGCTGTTTGCATCTGCCTGGCCAAGCCGTATCGAAGAATTTTGGTCCAGATAA
- the trpB gene encoding tryptophan synthase subunit beta, which yields MQNAYKTKRGFYGQFGGSFVPEELQVVLDILETRYTESINDPAFTRELDKMYQQAIGRPNPLYFAERLTENLGGAQIFLKREDLNHTGSHKINNAIGQALLARQMGAKRIIAETGAGQHGVATATAAAMFGLPCTIYMGAEDMRRQALNVYRMELLGTRVHKVEAGAGTLKDAVDAALEDLMAHYDTTYYLLGSAVGPHPYPAIVRHFQAVIGREAREQILHQQNRLPDYVLACVGGGSNAIGLFSGFLNDLNTKIIGVEPAGHGLNSGKHAAPLCKGKPGVIHGFKCHMLGDKAGNSRPTHSLAAGLDYPGVGPEHSHLKETGRANYVAVTDREALAAFNVLSRTEGIIPALESAHAVAYALKLAPTLAKEQALIVNLSGRGDKDVAQVSKLDNTVPLSQV from the coding sequence ATGCAAAACGCCTATAAAACAAAGCGGGGGTTTTACGGACAATTTGGTGGCAGCTTTGTTCCCGAGGAATTACAAGTGGTATTAGATATCCTGGAAACCAGGTATACTGAATCGATTAACGACCCGGCCTTCACCCGAGAACTGGACAAGATGTACCAACAGGCGATAGGACGTCCTAATCCGCTCTATTTTGCCGAACGTCTAACTGAGAATCTGGGTGGTGCCCAAATATTTTTAAAACGAGAAGACCTAAACCATACCGGCTCCCATAAAATTAACAACGCCATCGGACAGGCGCTTCTGGCCCGGCAAATGGGTGCTAAACGGATAATCGCCGAGACGGGTGCCGGACAGCATGGTGTGGCCACTGCGACCGCCGCCGCAATGTTTGGCCTGCCCTGCACAATTTATATGGGTGCCGAGGATATGCGCCGCCAGGCCCTGAATGTTTATCGCATGGAGTTGCTGGGCACTCGGGTCCACAAGGTTGAAGCCGGGGCCGGGACCTTGAAGGACGCAGTTGACGCCGCTTTGGAAGATCTGATGGCCCATTACGACACCACCTATTACCTGCTGGGTTCGGCGGTAGGCCCCCACCCTTATCCGGCGATAGTCCGCCATTTCCAGGCAGTAATTGGTCGCGAAGCCAGAGAGCAAATCCTTCACCAACAGAACCGGCTGCCAGATTATGTTCTTGCATGTGTTGGCGGTGGCAGCAATGCCATCGGTCTTTTTTCCGGCTTCCTCAACGATTTAAACACCAAAATTATCGGTGTCGAACCAGCTGGTCATGGTCTAAACTCAGGAAAACACGCCGCTCCGCTTTGCAAGGGAAAACCTGGAGTCATCCACGGCTTTAAATGTCATATGTTGGGCGATAAAGCCGGCAACTCGCGGCCCACCCATTCGCTGGCCGCAGGCCTGGATTACCCCGGCGTCGGCCCAGAGCACAGCCATTTGAAAGAAACCGGTCGCGCCAACTATGTTGCAGTCACCGACCGCGAGGCCCTGGCGGCCTTCAATGTGCTATCGCGCACCGAGGGGATAATCCCCGCTCTGGAGAGCGCCCATGCTGTGGCCTATGCGTTAAAACTGGCGCCCACCTTGGCGAAAGAGCAGGCGCTTATTGTCAACCTCTCAGGGCGCGGTGACAAGGATGTGGCCCAGGTGAGTAAACTGGACAATACCGTCCCGCTCAGCCAAGTATAA
- the rnhA gene encoding ribonuclease HI: MIRELKAVTLYTDGACSGNPGPGGWAAILMFGAHKKELSGFEEQTTNNRMEMRAVIEGFRALKEPCRVTVYSDSELIINAFNKGWLESWQRNNFKQGKVKNIDLWQQLLQLIQGHDITWVWVKGHADNEFNNRCDELAREQITINK, encoded by the coding sequence ATGATAAGAGAACTAAAGGCTGTTACGCTATATACCGATGGCGCATGTTCTGGCAACCCCGGGCCTGGAGGCTGGGCCGCTATTCTCATGTTTGGTGCCCATAAAAAGGAACTCAGCGGGTTTGAGGAGCAAACCACAAATAACCGGATGGAGATGCGGGCAGTGATTGAAGGATTTCGTGCCCTGAAAGAACCATGTCGGGTCACCGTCTATAGTGATTCTGAACTTATTATTAATGCATTCAACAAAGGCTGGCTGGAAAGCTGGCAGCGAAATAATTTTAAACAGGGCAAGGTTAAGAATATCGACCTTTGGCAACAATTGTTGCAGCTGATTCAGGGACATGACATTACCTGGGTCTGGGTTAAGGGCCACGCTGATAACGAGTTCAACAATCGCTGTGATGAATTGGCTAGAGAGCAGATTACAATCAATAAATGA
- a CDS encoding GNAT family N-acetyltransferase has protein sequence MMVNITDFVAGTEQVKQVAELLHQAFPCPDGWPTLAAARDEVEELLATDRIARIAVEGNLVLGMIGALPAYNGMCWELHPLMVREGYRGQGLGAALVADLEAEISVRGGGTIYIGSDDTKGETSIGNCELFPGVLKKLQHIENFHGHPYEFYIKQGYEIVGVIPDANGAGKPDIMLAKHIRREK, from the coding sequence ATAATGGTAAACATTACCGATTTTGTCGCAGGTACTGAGCAAGTCAAGCAGGTTGCTGAGCTTTTACATCAGGCTTTTCCCTGTCCTGACGGGTGGCCGACACTGGCCGCTGCCAGAGACGAGGTGGAGGAATTATTGGCCACCGACCGGATTGCCCGAATTGCCGTTGAAGGAAATCTGGTTTTGGGCATGATTGGCGCTCTGCCTGCTTATAATGGCATGTGTTGGGAGCTGCACCCCCTGATGGTGCGGGAGGGCTATCGCGGCCAGGGCTTGGGCGCGGCTCTAGTGGCTGACCTGGAAGCCGAAATCAGCGTTCGCGGAGGCGGCACAATTTATATTGGCAGCGATGACACCAAGGGCGAGACAAGTATCGGCAATTGTGAGCTTTTCCCCGGCGTGCTGAAAAAACTTCAACATATAGAAAATTTCCATGGCCACCCCTACGAATTTTACATAAAGCAAGGGTATGAAATTGTCGGCGTTATTCCCGACGCCAACGGAGCTGGCAAACCGGATATTATGCTGGCCAAACATATTCGCCGGGAAAAGTAA
- a CDS encoding GNAT family N-acetyltransferase gives MVANYQCFFPCSLVDIWWFTLGGCRIPQLFPGISIGYAILLADRDHQTFFGGGLMLKRLLEHNAGYFGIISNREDRAWGTLFWNPDNPEHHDSNHAQDINVTAGKVADTIAEIEDFYRSRGLIPRIYCDQFTKPPGLVEYLAEQGYQIQEDIFTVMLWDSLPVEPPLRPGITVEKVEEHNRAEAQIIVTGEQAWGTPEMIETVFAREFANPDVQYYLVRVNGTPAATGYLFYQGSLARVENFRTLSEFRRQGCAIALMQHMQQEFTRRGGEGLYLLVDNDIARKLYLQSGFQDIGEVRNIVAWQE, from the coding sequence ATGGTTGCTAATTATCAGTGCTTTTTCCCTTGTAGCCTGGTTGACATATGGTGGTTTACACTTGGTGGCTGCCGGATTCCTCAGTTGTTTCCTGGGATTTCTATCGGTTATGCAATTCTTTTGGCCGACCGAGACCACCAAACATTCTTTGGAGGTGGATTGATGCTGAAAAGACTATTAGAGCATAATGCCGGTTACTTTGGCATAATCAGTAACCGGGAAGACCGTGCCTGGGGGACGTTATTTTGGAATCCGGATAATCCCGAACATCACGATTCCAATCACGCCCAGGACATCAACGTTACCGCCGGTAAAGTTGCTGATACAATCGCGGAGATTGAAGATTTTTACCGTAGTCGGGGTTTGATCCCCCGTATTTATTGCGACCAGTTTACAAAACCGCCAGGCCTCGTGGAGTATTTGGCAGAGCAAGGTTACCAGATACAAGAAGATATTTTTACAGTGATGCTATGGGATTCACTGCCTGTTGAACCGCCTCTGCGACCGGGGATAACTGTCGAAAAAGTGGAAGAGCATAATCGGGCCGAAGCGCAGATTATTGTCACCGGTGAGCAGGCCTGGGGGACCCCGGAGATGATTGAGACGGTGTTTGCCCGGGAATTTGCCAATCCTGATGTCCAGTACTACCTGGTTCGGGTTAACGGTACTCCGGCAGCCACCGGATATTTATTTTATCAGGGCTCTCTGGCCCGGGTGGAGAACTTCCGCACTCTATCGGAATTTCGCCGTCAGGGGTGCGCGATTGCCTTGATGCAGCATATGCAGCAGGAGTTTACCCGCAGGGGAGGAGAAGGCCTTTACCTGCTTGTGGACAATGATATTGCCCGCAAATTGTATTTACAAAGCGGATTCCAGGATATCGGCGAGGTTAGAAATATTGTCGCTTGGCAGGAATGA
- a CDS encoding cold-shock protein: protein MKQGKVKWFSNEKGYGFIQVDGEPDVFVHFSAIQGDGFKSLDEGQQVSFEVTEGSNGPQAVNVEKM from the coding sequence TTGAAGCAAGGTAAAGTTAAGTGGTTCAGCAATGAGAAGGGCTATGGCTTTATTCAGGTGGATGGCGAGCCCGATGTGTTTGTGCATTTCAGCGCAATCCAGGGTGATGGCTTTAAGAGTCTGGATGAAGGTCAGCAAGTCAGCTTTGAAGTAACCGAGGGTTCCAATGGTCCCCAAGCGGTAAATGTTGAAAAGATGTAA
- a CDS encoding MFS transporter, whose product MQAAEKVLSLEGPEFERRAQANMALMLAGKLVSTFGTLIYNFAIGLYVLQVTGSGMSFATTLLLSVLPRIIIGPFAGVIADRLPRKLMVVSMDLLSGAVVTGLFILSGFWGLHLSYIYVATVLLSLVNTLFTVTLDAATPGLVDDKRLMRINSLSHSIFSLAEIVAPAVGGMIFVLVDIRIFMIITGIAFLLSGITELFIDFHLNVKGAKSEAKSVLADLAAGLGFLRRHEFLYAICCYAVFINFFTAMGFSVALPFILNNVIGFSEAQYGLAMAIFPAGIFISSLVLSIRPEAKSKYRMLIIGALVLSLGQLALGIPALPAFLPLDIRVLLTIYIGLLLVSGVTKPIINVPIFVLMQRETPEEYRGRVFGLLQTAAISISPVGFVLAGLLIEIWPAWSIPVLSGLGMLGIVVLMKRNDVLKSI is encoded by the coding sequence ATGCAAGCAGCTGAAAAAGTCCTGTCCCTGGAAGGGCCAGAGTTTGAGCGCCGGGCCCAGGCGAATATGGCATTGATGCTGGCAGGTAAACTAGTTTCCACCTTTGGCACTTTGATCTATAACTTCGCAATCGGCCTCTATGTCCTGCAGGTCACTGGTTCTGGGATGAGCTTCGCCACCACGTTATTGCTCAGTGTGCTGCCTCGGATCATCATCGGTCCGTTTGCCGGTGTCATCGCCGACCGATTGCCACGAAAATTAATGGTTGTTAGCATGGACCTGCTCAGCGGCGCCGTGGTTACGGGCTTGTTCATTCTATCCGGGTTCTGGGGCTTGCATTTATCCTATATTTATGTCGCAACAGTGCTGTTGTCACTGGTGAATACACTGTTTACAGTTACCCTCGATGCCGCCACCCCTGGTCTTGTCGATGATAAGCGCCTGATGCGAATAAACTCCCTTAGTCACAGTATTTTTTCGCTGGCGGAGATTGTTGCTCCGGCAGTCGGGGGAATGATTTTTGTTCTGGTGGACATCCGCATCTTTATGATTATCACCGGTATTGCCTTTCTTCTCTCGGGGATTACCGAACTATTTATCGATTTTCATCTAAACGTCAAGGGCGCAAAGAGCGAAGCCAAGAGTGTGCTGGCGGATTTGGCAGCGGGGCTGGGATTCCTCCGACGCCATGAGTTTTTATACGCCATCTGCTGCTATGCGGTGTTTATCAATTTCTTCACCGCCATGGGGTTTAGCGTGGCGCTGCCGTTCATCCTCAATAACGTAATTGGTTTCAGTGAGGCCCAGTATGGGCTGGCGATGGCGATTTTCCCGGCCGGGATCTTTATCAGTTCGCTGGTGCTCTCCATCAGGCCCGAGGCGAAAAGCAAATATCGGATGCTGATTATCGGCGCGCTGGTTCTTTCACTAGGGCAGCTTGCGCTGGGGATCCCGGCGCTTCCGGCGTTTTTGCCCCTGGATATCCGTGTGCTTCTGACGATATACATTGGCTTGCTTCTTGTTTCCGGCGTTACCAAGCCGATTATCAATGTACCGATTTTTGTCCTCATGCAAAGGGAAACCCCTGAAGAGTACCGGGGACGAGTGTTCGGCCTGCTGCAAACCGCGGCGATATCGATCTCGCCGGTGGGCTTCGTGCTCGCCGGGTTACTGATTGAAATCTGGCCAGCGTGGAGCATCCCCGTGCTCTCGGGACTCGGAATGTTGGGAATTGTGGTGTTGATGAAGCGCAATGACGTCCTAAAAAGTATCTAA
- a CDS encoding GNAT family N-acetyltransferase yields MSYPIEALDFQKDFPEFSRLFKVIYDGKEPCRSMYEWLFVKNVFNREGHFLHVAKDGAKVVASDCLLPVPVIINGNQYNAAWSIRTMTDPEYQRRGIFRALTNHNIEAARRQGIDLILGFANNNSYPGYVKFGWEVLFERTASYRPLNLEKALTKKLRLPGLAKLANEGYRRYDHRKLQANSHRHTGWFRFTNSTQAPPETDSLWAKMHNFAPIMVARHHKYCDWRYNQRPNHKYKFITAYQGAEPAGLLIWRMLKNGSALLVDYVGPRSKDLIVALANQALIQARNNGANLMLESTGPYFRAELKTLGFRDLGRPLQNNHFIALRLNEKLDSKILGSEENWFFSYGDSEFDLDAGF; encoded by the coding sequence ATGTCGTATCCAATAGAGGCATTAGATTTTCAAAAGGATTTTCCTGAGTTCAGCCGTCTGTTTAAGGTCATCTATGATGGCAAAGAGCCATGCCGAAGCATGTATGAATGGCTGTTTGTCAAAAATGTTTTTAATCGTGAAGGCCATTTCCTGCACGTGGCCAAAGATGGCGCCAAGGTTGTTGCCTCTGACTGTCTGCTTCCTGTGCCAGTCATAATCAATGGCAACCAGTATAATGCCGCCTGGTCAATTCGGACAATGACGGACCCTGAGTATCAACGCCGGGGAATTTTCCGGGCCCTGACAAATCACAATATTGAAGCTGCTCGCAGGCAGGGAATTGATCTAATTCTTGGCTTTGCCAACAACAATTCCTACCCGGGGTACGTCAAATTTGGCTGGGAAGTGCTGTTTGAGCGCACCGCCAGTTACCGACCACTGAATCTAGAAAAAGCCCTGACAAAAAAGCTTCGTCTGCCGGGGCTGGCCAAGCTGGCCAATGAGGGATATCGGCGCTATGACCACAGAAAGTTACAGGCCAACTCCCATCGACATACCGGTTGGTTTCGTTTTACCAACTCAACACAAGCGCCGCCGGAAACTGATAGTTTATGGGCAAAAATGCATAACTTTGCACCAATCATGGTAGCACGACATCACAAATATTGTGACTGGCGCTACAACCAAAGGCCTAACCACAAGTACAAGTTTATCACCGCATACCAAGGCGCAGAACCGGCCGGCCTCTTGATCTGGCGAATGCTTAAAAACGGCTCGGCGCTTTTAGTGGACTATGTCGGCCCCCGTAGCAAAGATCTCATTGTTGCTCTGGCAAATCAGGCCCTGATTCAAGCAAGGAATAACGGAGCCAATTTGATGTTGGAAAGTACTGGTCCGTATTTCAGAGCGGAGCTAAAAACCCTAGGCTTTAGAGATCTCGGGCGCCCTTTGCAAAACAATCACTTCATTGCTCTGCGCCTTAACGAAAAATTGGATTCCAAAATCCTGGGATCTGAAGAAAACTGGTTTTTTTCCTATGGAGACAGCGAGTTCGATCTCGATGCAGGCTTCTAG